Genomic window (Allostreptomyces psammosilenae):
GCCGGGTGCGTGCACGATGCCCAGGCGCAGCACGCCGTCGTCTCCCGAGGCGACGTCGGCGGCGACCCGGCGGAGCCGGTCGGTGGCGGCGAGCGCGGCGTGCGCCTCGGGCAGCAGCCGCTCCCCCGCCCCGGTGAGGCTCACGTGCCGGGTGGACCGGTCGAACAGCCGCACCCCCAGTTCGCGTTCCAGGCGGCGGATCTGCTGGCTCACCGCGGACTGGACGATGTGCAGACGCTCGGCCGCCCGGCCGAACCCCCCTTCCTCGGCCACCGCCACGAAGTACTCCAGCTGCCGCAGTTCCACCCGACCTCGATTCATCACGACCGGTGATCTCTGTGAGCGACAACCGCCTGTGGTTCCGCCGCTGTTCCCGCGCTCGAATGGAAGCCCGTCACCGGATCGAGGAGCCCACCATGCCCGACGTTGCCCACGTCTCCGACGCCTCCGACGCCTTCGTCCTGCGGTCGCAGGACGCCGAGCGGATCGCGCTGCCGCACGGCGGCGCGTTCCACCTGTACGCCGACGCCTCCCACACTTCGGGCGCGTTCGGCGTCAACCGCCTCGTTCTGGGCGAGGGCGCCGACGGCGCCCGCCCGCACTACCACGCGGTGTCCGCCGAGGCCTTCTACGTGCTCGACGGCGTCGCGCAGTTCCTGCTGGACGGCGCGTTGACGACGGTGCCGGCGGGCGGGCTGGTCGTCGTCCCGCCCGGGCTGCCGCACGCGTTCGGCGCGGCGCCGGGGAGCACGGCGGAGCTGCTCGTGGTGCTCGCCCCCGGCGTGGAGCGCTTCGGGTACTTCCGTGCGCTCGGGCGGATCCAGCACGGTGAGCTGCCCTTCGCCAGCCTGCTGCCCGAGCAGGACCGCTACGACGTGCACTTCCTCGACGCCGCGCCCTGGGAGGCCGCCCGGGCGAGGGGCGTCGACCGGCCCGACAGGCCGGGCGGCGGGAGCGCCGCCCGTTGACCGACCCGCCGGGCGCGAGCGGTCGAGCCGCCGGCCGGGCACCCGCGGCGGTCCGCGACGACGAGGGCCGGCGGCCGCCGCGGACGGCCGCTCACCGGCCGGGCGGTGGCAGCCGGACGACCGCGG
Coding sequences:
- a CDS encoding cupin domain-containing protein yields the protein MPDVAHVSDASDAFVLRSQDAERIALPHGGAFHLYADASHTSGAFGVNRLVLGEGADGARPHYHAVSAEAFYVLDGVAQFLLDGALTTVPAGGLVVVPPGLPHAFGAAPGSTAELLVVLAPGVERFGYFRALGRIQHGELPFASLLPEQDRYDVHFLDAAPWEAARARGVDRPDRPGGGSAAR